A single window of Nicotiana tomentosiformis chromosome 1, ASM39032v3, whole genome shotgun sequence DNA harbors:
- the LOC104110787 gene encoding probable CoA ligase CCL6 isoform X1, translating into MESYTVKVEESRPAVDGKPSAGPVYRCIYAKDGLMEMPVSFESPWDFFSESVKKNPKNQMLGRRQVVDNKAGSYNWLTYEDVYKTTIKIGSAIRSRGVNPGDKCGIYGVNSPEWIMAMEACNSQGISYVPLYDSLGANAVEFIINHAEVSIAFAQESKIPAILSCLSKCSSYLKTVVSFGNISSTQKSEAEEQGVACFSWDEFVQMGSLDHELPQKRKTDICTIMYTSGTTGEPKGVILTNGAFMGEVLSMDQLLAETDEEGTGDDVYFSFLPLAHIFDQIVETYCIYRGASIGFWQGDIRYLIEDLLVLMPTIFCGVPRVFDRIYTGVMDKIEAGGLLKKLLFQYAYNYKLRNMEKGLRQDEAAPRFDRLVFDKIKLAFGGRVRLMLSGAAPLPKHVEEFLRVTCCCSLAQGYGLTESCGGCFTSIANVHPMIGTVGVPMTTIEARLESVPEMGYDALASVPCGEICLRGKTLFSGYHKREDLTKAVLVDGWFHTGDIGEWQPDGAMKIIDRKKNIFKLSQGEYVAVESIEGLYSRCPLITSIWVYGNSFESFLVAVVVPERKALEDWASSNQETGDFSALCNNSKSRKYILDELNSTAKKHQLRGFEMLRAVHLEPKPFDIERDLVTPTFKLKRPQLLNYYKDIIDQLYKEGNAKTA; encoded by the exons ATGGAAAGTTATACGGTGAAAGTTGAAGAAAGTCGACCAGCCGTTGATGGAAAGCCATCTGCAGGGCCAGTTTATAGGTGCATTTACGCTAAAGATGGTCTCATGGAAATGCCTGTTAGTTTTGAGTCACCTTGGGATTTCTTCAG TGAATCGGTTAAGAAGAATCCCAAAAATCAAATGCTGGGACGCCGTCAGGTTGTTGACAACAAG GCAGGTTCCTACAACTGGTTAACATATGAGGACGTTTACAAAACCACAATCAAAATTGGTTCAGCCATCCGAAGCCGTGGTGTCAATCCG GGAGACAAATGTGGCATCTATGGTGTGAACTCTCCTGAGTGGATAATGGCTATGGAG GCTTGTAACAGCCAAGGAATTTCATATGTACCACTCTATGATTCTCTTG GTGCAAATGCAGTGGAATTTATCATAAACCATGCTGAAGTTTCAATAGCTTTTGCCCAAGAAAGCAAAATACCGGCT ATCTTATCATGCTTGTCAAAGTGCAGTTCTTACCTAAAAA CCGTCGTCAGCTTTGGAAACATTTCCAGCACGCAGAAAAGTGAAGCAGAGGAACAAGGAGTAGCTTGCTTCTCATGGGATGAGTTTGTTCAAATG GGAAGTTTGGATCATGAACTTCCTCAGAAACGGAAGACTGATATATGTACAATTATGTACACAAGCGGAACTACTGGAGAACCAAAAGGCGTCATTTTGACTAATGGGGCTTTCATGGGAGAAGTTCTATCGATGGATCAACTTCTCGCTGAAACAGACGAAGAG GGAACAGGAGATGACGTGTACTTTTCGTTCCTTCCACTGGCTCATATATTTGATCAAATAGTTGAGACATATTGCATATACAGGGGTGCTTCAATAGGATTTTGGCAAGGC GACATTAGATACTTGATTGAGGATCTTCTGGTATTGATGCCCACTATATTTTGTGGAGTTCCAAGAGTTTTTGACAGGATATACACAG GTGTGATGGATAAAATTGAAGCTGGAGGTTTGTTAAAGAAGCTGCTTTTCCAATATGCATATAACTA CAAGTTAAGGAATATGGAGAAAGGACTAAGACAAGATGAAGCAGCTCCTCGCTTTGACAGGCTGGTTTTTGACAAG ATCAAACTAGCATTTGGTGGACGAGTTCGTCTCATGCTTTCTGGAGCTGCTCCTTTGCCCAAGCATGTCGAAGAATTTCTAAGGGTGACATGCTGCTGTTCTTTAGCTCAAGGATATG GTCTTACTGAAAGTTGTGGAGGATGTTTCACATCCATAGCCAATGTTCACCCCATGATAGGAACTGTTGGTGTTCCAATGACTACAATAGAGGCAAGACTTGAGTCCGTGCCAGAAATGGGATATGATGCGCTCGCAAGTGTGCCATGCGGAGAAATTTGTCTGAGGGGAAAAACCTTGTTTTCGGGGTACCATAAGCGAGAAGATCTTACAAAAGCAGTACTTGTGGATGGATGGTTTCATACAG GTGACATTGGTGAGTGGCAGCCAGATGGAGCAATGAAAATCATTGACCGGAAAAAGAACATATTTAAGCTGTCTCAAGGGGAGTATGTGGCTGTGGAAAGCATTGAAGGGTTATACTCCAGATGCCCACTTATTACATCG ATCTGGGTATATGGAAATAGTTTCGAGTCCTTTTTAGTGGCCGTGGTAGTTCCAGAAAGAAAAGCACTTGAAGACTGGGCTTCAAGTAATCAAGAAACTGGAGATTTTTCAGCTCTATGCAATAACTCAAAGTCAAGGAAGTACATTTTGGATGAACTCAACAGCACTGCCAAGAAACACCAA CTTCGAGGTTTTGAAATGTTACGTGCAGTCCATTTGGAGCCAAAACCTTTTGACATTGAGCGAGATTTAGTTACTCCCACATTCAAACTGAAAAGGCCACAGCTGCTCAACTATTACAAG GACATTATCGATCAGCTGTACAAAGAAGGTAATGCAAAAACTGCATAG
- the LOC104110788 gene encoding cold-regulated 413 plasma membrane protein 1, translated as MGIKKSYLAMKTDAAVASDLIDSDLKEIGFAAKKLAKHAIMLGGIGFGTTFLMWLASFAAIYLLILDRTNWRSNMLTTLLIPYIFLSLPSLLFGLFRGDFGKWLSLIAVVTRLFFPRHFPDWLEAPAALVLLMVVAPSLLADTFRNSWIGTLVCLVIGCYLLQEHIRASGGFRNSFTKANGISNTVGIVLLLVYPVWALILHFI; from the exons ATGGGGATAAAGAAAAGTTATTTGGCAATGAAGACAGATGCAGCAGTAGCAAGTGATCTTATTGATTCAGATTTGAAGGAAATTGGTTTTGCTGCTAAGAAATTAGCTAAGCATGCCATTATGCTTGGTGGCATTGGTTTTGGCACTACTTTTCTCATGTGGCTTGCTTCTTTTGCTGCTAT TTACTTGTTGATCTTGGATCGAACAAACTGGAGGAGCAACATGCTCACAACTCTCCTAATTCCTTACATTTTCTTGAGTCTCCCTTCTTTGTTGTTTGGTTTGTTCAG GGGAGATTTTGGAAAATGGCTATCTTTGATCGCTGTTGTAACACGCCTTTTCTTCCCTCGACACTTTCCAG ATTGGCTAGAAGCACCAGCAGCACTGGTCCTTCTAATGGTAGTGGCTCCCAGTTTGTTGGCTGACACTTTCAGGAATAGTTGGATTGGTACGTTGGTTTGCCTTGTTATTGGGTGTTATCTTTTGCAAGAACACATTAGAGCAAGTGGAGGATTCAGGAATTCTTTCACTAAAGCCAATGGCATTTCAAACACTGTTGGGATCGTCCTCCTTTTGGTATATCCGGTCTGGGCGTTGATTCTACACTTCATATAA
- the LOC104110787 gene encoding probable CoA ligase CCL6 isoform X2, with protein sequence MESYTVKVEESRPAVDGKPSAGPVYRCIYAKDGLMEMPVSFESPWDFFSESVKKNPKNQMLGRRQVVDNKGDKCGIYGVNSPEWIMAMEACNSQGISYVPLYDSLGANAVEFIINHAEVSIAFAQESKIPAILSCLSKCSSYLKTVVSFGNISSTQKSEAEEQGVACFSWDEFVQMGSLDHELPQKRKTDICTIMYTSGTTGEPKGVILTNGAFMGEVLSMDQLLAETDEEGTGDDVYFSFLPLAHIFDQIVETYCIYRGASIGFWQGDIRYLIEDLLVLMPTIFCGVPRVFDRIYTGVMDKIEAGGLLKKLLFQYAYNYKLRNMEKGLRQDEAAPRFDRLVFDKIKLAFGGRVRLMLSGAAPLPKHVEEFLRVTCCCSLAQGYGLTESCGGCFTSIANVHPMIGTVGVPMTTIEARLESVPEMGYDALASVPCGEICLRGKTLFSGYHKREDLTKAVLVDGWFHTGDIGEWQPDGAMKIIDRKKNIFKLSQGEYVAVESIEGLYSRCPLITSIWVYGNSFESFLVAVVVPERKALEDWASSNQETGDFSALCNNSKSRKYILDELNSTAKKHQLRGFEMLRAVHLEPKPFDIERDLVTPTFKLKRPQLLNYYKDIIDQLYKEGNAKTA encoded by the exons ATGGAAAGTTATACGGTGAAAGTTGAAGAAAGTCGACCAGCCGTTGATGGAAAGCCATCTGCAGGGCCAGTTTATAGGTGCATTTACGCTAAAGATGGTCTCATGGAAATGCCTGTTAGTTTTGAGTCACCTTGGGATTTCTTCAG TGAATCGGTTAAGAAGAATCCCAAAAATCAAATGCTGGGACGCCGTCAGGTTGTTGACAACAAG GGAGACAAATGTGGCATCTATGGTGTGAACTCTCCTGAGTGGATAATGGCTATGGAG GCTTGTAACAGCCAAGGAATTTCATATGTACCACTCTATGATTCTCTTG GTGCAAATGCAGTGGAATTTATCATAAACCATGCTGAAGTTTCAATAGCTTTTGCCCAAGAAAGCAAAATACCGGCT ATCTTATCATGCTTGTCAAAGTGCAGTTCTTACCTAAAAA CCGTCGTCAGCTTTGGAAACATTTCCAGCACGCAGAAAAGTGAAGCAGAGGAACAAGGAGTAGCTTGCTTCTCATGGGATGAGTTTGTTCAAATG GGAAGTTTGGATCATGAACTTCCTCAGAAACGGAAGACTGATATATGTACAATTATGTACACAAGCGGAACTACTGGAGAACCAAAAGGCGTCATTTTGACTAATGGGGCTTTCATGGGAGAAGTTCTATCGATGGATCAACTTCTCGCTGAAACAGACGAAGAG GGAACAGGAGATGACGTGTACTTTTCGTTCCTTCCACTGGCTCATATATTTGATCAAATAGTTGAGACATATTGCATATACAGGGGTGCTTCAATAGGATTTTGGCAAGGC GACATTAGATACTTGATTGAGGATCTTCTGGTATTGATGCCCACTATATTTTGTGGAGTTCCAAGAGTTTTTGACAGGATATACACAG GTGTGATGGATAAAATTGAAGCTGGAGGTTTGTTAAAGAAGCTGCTTTTCCAATATGCATATAACTA CAAGTTAAGGAATATGGAGAAAGGACTAAGACAAGATGAAGCAGCTCCTCGCTTTGACAGGCTGGTTTTTGACAAG ATCAAACTAGCATTTGGTGGACGAGTTCGTCTCATGCTTTCTGGAGCTGCTCCTTTGCCCAAGCATGTCGAAGAATTTCTAAGGGTGACATGCTGCTGTTCTTTAGCTCAAGGATATG GTCTTACTGAAAGTTGTGGAGGATGTTTCACATCCATAGCCAATGTTCACCCCATGATAGGAACTGTTGGTGTTCCAATGACTACAATAGAGGCAAGACTTGAGTCCGTGCCAGAAATGGGATATGATGCGCTCGCAAGTGTGCCATGCGGAGAAATTTGTCTGAGGGGAAAAACCTTGTTTTCGGGGTACCATAAGCGAGAAGATCTTACAAAAGCAGTACTTGTGGATGGATGGTTTCATACAG GTGACATTGGTGAGTGGCAGCCAGATGGAGCAATGAAAATCATTGACCGGAAAAAGAACATATTTAAGCTGTCTCAAGGGGAGTATGTGGCTGTGGAAAGCATTGAAGGGTTATACTCCAGATGCCCACTTATTACATCG ATCTGGGTATATGGAAATAGTTTCGAGTCCTTTTTAGTGGCCGTGGTAGTTCCAGAAAGAAAAGCACTTGAAGACTGGGCTTCAAGTAATCAAGAAACTGGAGATTTTTCAGCTCTATGCAATAACTCAAAGTCAAGGAAGTACATTTTGGATGAACTCAACAGCACTGCCAAGAAACACCAA CTTCGAGGTTTTGAAATGTTACGTGCAGTCCATTTGGAGCCAAAACCTTTTGACATTGAGCGAGATTTAGTTACTCCCACATTCAAACTGAAAAGGCCACAGCTGCTCAACTATTACAAG GACATTATCGATCAGCTGTACAAAGAAGGTAATGCAAAAACTGCATAG